The region CCGATTGTGAATCTGCCGACGCTTTGCCGCACGACGCGACGATCCTCGGGCCGTTTGGAGATCGCTAACGCCGCTGCCTCAGCGACTCGCCACTGGTAACGCTCTTTTCCCGGAATGAGTGGCAAAATCTCGCCTAGTGTTTTCCCTTTCAATTCCACTCCCAGTGGCTGACTGAGCGTGTCGTACAATGGGTTGAACTGCAGTTCACTCAAGCCCCACAGCGGCTGGCCTTGAGGTGCTCCCTGGGCACCATAGACACGAAGTTCATCAATCCACTCTTTAAGAGCAGCCACATCTTTCTGGGCGAATGTCCGGCGATCGGTCTTGATCGAGCCATCTCTGGTTAAAATCGCCATGATGGTGATCTTCCGCAGTGTTCCCAGCATCTGCTGCTCAATGCGCGGCTTATCGTCGAGAATCGGTTTGCGAGTGCTGAGGGTGACATCCAGTTCTTCAAGTGTCGTTCGCCACGCATGCGCATGCACCGCCGCAGCGGGATCGGAAGTCAATAGTTCCATCCCAATCAACGTCGTGGGAACTTTTTCGTTACGTTGAGCCGACGGCCCACCAGTAGTTTTTGGTTTGGCGGTGGCCTGCCCGTAGCAGCTTTGGTCATGCAGCACGAGCAGCACCAGACTCCCCACAAGGATCAGGCCCGATGGGAAAGCGAATCGCTGGTGATGATCGAATCGTCGCCTCATGGCCCAATCTCCTTCAAAGAGACCTTCCGTCCTGCAGGTCTTGTCTATGGCAAGTGAGGATGCGAAAGACCAGAATCTGATGCTGCCCAAAATCTGCAAGAATCCTTGAGATCACCTTGAACTTACGCGAGAATTTCGCAAACACGCAACAGGAATTCACCGCATTGGTCTCTCATTGGTCTTGTGTTAGTCAATATCAGCAGTGAATTCTGAGCCGCTGGAGCACCGGTTGAACTATTTTGCCCATGCACTCCCTCATCTGGCCGACCCGTGGTTTGTCGCGGGGACGGCTGTCCCTGACTGGCTGGGAGCTGTGGCCAGGCGAACTCGCCCGCGACCCGAAAAGTTATTGCCAGAGATCATCACCAACACATTTCCGCACGCACCCGCCCGGCAGCAGGTTCAATCCATTCTGTCAGGGATTGAGCAGCACCATCACGATGACGACTGGTTCCACCGCACAGCCGCCTTTCAGGAAGTGCAGGCTCAGCTCACACTTGATTTTCGGCAGGCCTTTGGGGCACAGGATGGATTTCGCGGCGGGTTTCTCGCCCATCTGGCACTCGAACTTCTGCTCGATGCCAGCCTGATGGAGCGGTATCCTGGCAAAATCGATCAGTATTACGAATCCCTCAGGCTGGTGGATGCGGAGGTCGTGGAACTGGCAGTCAACCTGGCGTCCAGGCATCCGACGACCGTCTTTGACTGGTTCATTCCGGCATTTCTGGAAGAACGGTTTCTTCCCGATTATCTCGATGATACGCTGCTCTCGTGGCGACTTCGGCAAGTCTGGAAAAGGATCGGTCTCGATCACATGCCCGATCAACTGGAACAAGCCATTCCCGCAGCACGCAAGCTCGTCAGGCACCGAACTGATGAACTCTTGCCCAAACATTTGTACGCTTGGCCCATTCGCTAGGTGGCAGCGCAGATTGCTATTAATCTGAGTCATCCCCTCACCTGAACAACTCCCGGAGAGAAATTGCAATGAAGTACGGCATGAACATGCTCCTGTGGACTTCCGATGTAAACGAAGAGCACTTTCCTTTGCTCGAGCAACTGAAGACGATCGGCTACGACGGCGTCGAATTGCCGATTTTCGATATGGATGTCGCCCGCTTCGAAAAAGTGGGCAAAGAACTTTCCCGCCTCGAACTGGGGCGGACTGCCGTCACGATCTGTACCGACACCGAGAACCCGATTTCACCCGATGCGGCAATTCGTGCAGCGGCATTGGCTCGTTTGAAGAAGGCCATTGATTGCTGTGCCGCCGCCGGGGTTTCTCATTTGTGCGGGCCTATTCACTCAGCCATTGGTTCTTTCAGTGGCCAGGGCGCTACTCCTGACGAATGGAACTGGGCCAAGGAAACCCTCTCCAAAGCGGCTGATTACGCTCAGCAGAACAAAGTCACTTTGGTTTGCGAATACCTCAATCGTTTTGAGTGCTACTTCCTCACCTGTGCTGCCGATGATGCCCGCTTCTGTCGCGAAGTTAATCATCCAAATCTGAAGATGATGTATGACACCTTCCACGCCAACATTGAAGAAAAAGATCTGGCAGCCGCCATGAAGGGGTGCTGGGATCAGGTCGTTCACGTTCACATTTCTGAAAACGATCGCTCGACCCCGGGTGAAGGTCACGTCGATTTTGACACCACCTTCAATATGCTCAAGGAACTCAAGTACGACGGCTGGCTGATGGTCGAAGCTTTTGGCCTGGCACTTCCGGCGATTGCGGCCGCCACCAAAATCTGGCGCCGCATGTTCCCCGATGAAACCTATCTCGCGACCAATGCCCTCAAGTTCATGAAGCAAGGGATGGCGTAACATTCACTGTGATCTGCATGCGGTGATGCTACACAGAGTCCAATGATAAACTATGCTCCTTGGTATGGGGTGGCTGGGGTTGAGCGTCTTCGCGAACTCCCAGATCGTGCCGAAGATTGCTAGGGGTTCGAAGACTCAACCCCAGCCACCCGCCCCGGAGTTGTTTATTGAAATCCGTATCATCACAAATAAACCTCGGCACGATTTCGTATCGAGGTTTTGTTACTTAATAGTCTTCGGGAATCGGTTCGCCACCAGATGGTGTGGTTAATGCCTTTAATACAGCCGGGTCGATGTTTGTCGAAAGTTGTCTCACGGTTCCATCAGCGAACATGACGAGCCCGCCACCCGGGCAGTGCGATCTATTCGTCCCTGATGACATCACCAGCACTTGCTGTTGTTAGCATTCTCAGTATCTCGGGTGAAATTTGTGATGAGATGAATCGAACGCTGCCGTCACCTAAGAGGATATGCGACCCGTGGCTATGGGCTGAAGACATGATCGGATGAGTGGCCTGCTGGTTTGTATTTGAGCTTTTGACAACCAATTCCACCTGATTCACATCAAGGTCTTTAGGTTCTGCCCAGCGAATACCCGTGTCGATTGCCTCGACCACAAAAGCCGTATTGCTAAGTCCATCTTCGATATTCTGGATCAAAAGCATTTTGCCCTGTGGAAAAGCGGTCTCGTCTCCCACGAGGACCACGTAGTCTGTGAGGCCAAAGCCATCCTTGGGATCGGCCCGCCTATAACCAGCCGCAGGGCATTCATAGACAGGCCTTCGGCGTTTACTGAATGCCCAATTGGGTTCGGCATTCCAGGCGAATTGATCGCTGTATTTCGGATCGATTTGATGAGCATCCAGGTAAGGCTCTAAAGTCACTCGCCAGCTCACGGCCAGTTCTCCCTGCCCCGAACTGGCCATGGGGAAAACACGAAGTGCGTTATAGTGCCTGTGGATTGCGAGACCAATCAACTTCAAATGGTTTCGGCATTCTTGACGTACGGCAGCTTCGCGAGCGGGTGTCATCGCGGGGAGGAAAAGAGCTGCAAAGAGCAGTGAAAGAATGGATGTGGCAATCACCGCACCCACAGGACGTGCCCGTGGCCGTTGCGATTCTGTACGCCAGATCGTTGACATCGCCCCCAGAATTCCCATGACCAGACAAAAGAATGCCAGCGCATATGCGAAGAAGTGATTCTCCAGTGGATAAAACGAAAGGAATGGCAGAATGAACAAGGGGATCACGGAAACTGCCAGCCACCACCAGAGATCACGATAGCGTGCGGGTTCATTCTTCTGACTGCGAAACGGTGCCACCACAATCACGACTGCCAAGCCCAGCAGAATCAGGTGCATCAATATAGAGATAAGCATGTGATCCCTTTCACCGCAGGATGCGACTCGTCAGCTTCAATCAACAGTACACCTCTGCGACTGGCAAATCATCAGGGGGGCTGCGAGAATTGCGGGTATCTGTGGAGGCTCTCCATAGAATCCAACAGGGATCGCCAAAGCGTTTCCATTCACTCCGACATCAACATTCACTGGCAGATCAAAGATACTTCCTATGGCTGATGAACAGACCTGGCTTTCGACACTTTCACGTTTAAAAGAACCTCACCTCGGGCGAACTCTTGGCGAATTGAAGCTCGTTCGCGGAGTCTCGCTGGGGAGCGACAAAATTATTGTCTCGCTCGATGTCCCTTTCCCTGGCTTTGTCAAAGCCAACGCCCTCAAGGAACATGTTCGCAGTGCCACCCAGGAACTGGCCCAGGGCACCCCCGTTGAGTTCGATCTGGAATTGAACATCAAGGGGAAAAACTCGGGGGGATCGATTGGTCTGAGTGTGAAAAACGTGATTGCCGTCGGCAGTGGGAAAGGTGGTGTTGGTAAGAGCACCGTTGCTGCCACGTTGGCTTATGGCCTGCAGGAACTGGGTGCCAATGTCGGGTTGATGGATGCCGACGTGTATGGCCCGAGTGTGCCGCATCTGGTCGGAGTGAATGAGCAACCTGTCGCTCTGGAAAGAACATCGCCTGACGGCAAGAAGATGATGCGGATCCAGCCCGTGCTGGCTAGTGGGTTACCTACGATTTCCATGGGCTTTTTTGTCCAGGCCGATCAGGCGGTCATCTGGCGCGGGCCGATGCTGCATCAGGCGATTTCCCAGTTTTTGCAGCAGGTCGACTGGGGCCCGCTCGACTATCTGATTATCGACATGCCTCCAGGAACCGGCGACGTCTCATTAACGCTATCGCAACTTTTAGGCTTGGCGGGTGCGGTGGTTGTCTGCAGTCCTCAGCAGGTGGCACTTCTGGATGCCGTGAAGGCTGTGAGTATGTTCCGGCAGGTGAAGATCCCCGTCCTGGGGATGGTAGAGAACATGTCGGGTGAGATTTTTGGGCGCGGCGGTGCTCAGGCCAAAGCTGCTGAACTTGGCATTCCCTTTCTGGGTGAATTACCCATGGATGCCGGGATTCGAGTCGCTGGGGATGCCGGTGAAATCGCCCGCCTTGTCCGGGAAGAGAATCCTTCGCGGGATGCCCTGCTGACCATCTGCGAAAATGTGGCTGAGCAGGTTGCCAAAAGCCTCCTCAGTGCTCCATCGATGCCGACACTGGAAATCCTCTAGTTTCGAATGGATGTGTCAGAAAGGATTTTCTTCGACTCGATCCTCCACCTTCAGATTTATGAGAGTATGCCACCACGTTCTGCCGCCAAAGCTGTTGCCGAACGATCAACTTCTGAAAGTGGGAAGGGGGCACCATCATTCCTGATTCCTGAGTGGCTCTGGGCTCTGGGTGCAGCGATCCTGGCCTCGTGGCTGGCGTGGGCTTCGTTCTACGAAGGTTCCACGCTCATTGGTGGCGATCTTTACACGTATCTGCTTCCACAGAAGGCTTTTTTCCAGCAGGAACTGGCGGTTGGCCGCTGGCCACTCTGGAACAATCTCACAGGTCATGGCTACCCGGTGATTGCCGAGAGCCAGACGGCAGTCTTTTATCCGGCACGTCTCTTATCGCTGAGCCTTTTTGCGGCAGACCACGCCTATACCGCTGAACAACTCGCGCATTATGTGGCCGCCTTTTTTTGTATGTGGCTTTATTTAAGGCAAATAGGTCTTTCCATACCGGGCACGATTTTTGGTTGTGTGGTCTATGTCTACGGTTGGTTTCCCACGCGGATCATACTCGAATGGGCCATTATTGGCGGTCTCTATCTGCCGTTAGGCTTGTGGCTGATCGAACGATTTCTTCAGCGAAAAAGCTGGAAGTATGCGATCGCTTTGGCCGGTGTGCTGGGGCTGCATCTGCTGGCAGGGCATTACAACCTGGCCTTTATCGAAGTGCTGGTGTGGCTGGCCTACATTCCCGTTCGTCTGTGGCTGTTGCCCACGATGGAAGATTCGCCACAAACATCAGAAATCTCGGCAAGAGCACGTCTGCCGCTAGCACTTGCACTCGTGACAGCCATTGGATTCGGGTTTGGTTTGGGTGCTGTTCAACTCTTGCCGACCTGGGAATTGAAGGGACAATCCCAGCGCGCCGAGAAAGGGCAGGACTTTCAGCCGGGATATGGCCACATTCCCCCACAGTTTCTTGGCCAGTTATTTG is a window of Planctopirus limnophila DSM 3776 DNA encoding:
- a CDS encoding sugar phosphate isomerase/epimerase family protein — its product is MKYGMNMLLWTSDVNEEHFPLLEQLKTIGYDGVELPIFDMDVARFEKVGKELSRLELGRTAVTICTDTENPISPDAAIRAAALARLKKAIDCCAAAGVSHLCGPIHSAIGSFSGQGATPDEWNWAKETLSKAADYAQQNKVTLVCEYLNRFECYFLTCAADDARFCREVNHPNLKMMYDTFHANIEEKDLAAAMKGCWDQVVHVHISENDRSTPGEGHVDFDTTFNMLKELKYDGWLMVEAFGLALPAIAAATKIWRRMFPDETYLATNALKFMKQGMA
- a CDS encoding DUF1559 family PulG-like putative transporter, which translates into the protein MLISILMHLILLGLAVVIVVAPFRSQKNEPARYRDLWWWLAVSVIPLFILPFLSFYPLENHFFAYALAFFCLVMGILGAMSTIWRTESQRPRARPVGAVIATSILSLLFAALFLPAMTPAREAAVRQECRNHLKLIGLAIHRHYNALRVFPMASSGQGELAVSWRVTLEPYLDAHQIDPKYSDQFAWNAEPNWAFSKRRRPVYECPAAGYRRADPKDGFGLTDYVVLVGDETAFPQGKMLLIQNIEDGLSNTAFVVEAIDTGIRWAEPKDLDVNQVELVVKSSNTNQQATHPIMSSAHSHGSHILLGDGSVRFISSQISPEILRMLTTASAGDVIRDE
- a CDS encoding Mrp/NBP35 family ATP-binding protein: MADEQTWLSTLSRLKEPHLGRTLGELKLVRGVSLGSDKIIVSLDVPFPGFVKANALKEHVRSATQELAQGTPVEFDLELNIKGKNSGGSIGLSVKNVIAVGSGKGGVGKSTVAATLAYGLQELGANVGLMDADVYGPSVPHLVGVNEQPVALERTSPDGKKMMRIQPVLASGLPTISMGFFVQADQAVIWRGPMLHQAISQFLQQVDWGPLDYLIIDMPPGTGDVSLTLSQLLGLAGAVVVCSPQQVALLDAVKAVSMFRQVKIPVLGMVENMSGEIFGRGGAQAKAAELGIPFLGELPMDAGIRVAGDAGEIARLVREENPSRDALLTICENVAEQVAKSLLSAPSMPTLEIL